The proteins below are encoded in one region of Candidatus Saccharimonadales bacterium:
- the fmt gene encoding methionyl-tRNA formyltransferase, which translates to MMANSNRSRPSKSTPLAFFGTADFSAPSLRGLITAGFNIAVVITKPDTRQGRGRSLSPPAVKTIALEHDLPLIQPPDKAALSAALTDFTGVTTGIVVAYGMILPPIVLDHFSSGLVNVHASLLPRWRGPSPIEAAILEGDTETGVTLMSLAPAMDSGPIYTQAHLPLSDAETKPELYKSLAELGSQVLTQALPDILEGELTPEPQDEAAVTYCPLIQKNDGLIDWQQPAEQIARQIRAYLGWPGSRTEINATTVTITTAHPINLSGAPGEFLVTETGELLVYCQTGALIIDRLIPAGKREMSGQDFARGHLTRPI; encoded by the coding sequence ATGATGGCAAACTCGAACCGCTCCCGCCCGAGCAAGTCGACACCGCTCGCCTTCTTTGGCACCGCTGACTTCAGCGCCCCCAGCTTACGCGGCTTAATCACGGCCGGCTTTAACATAGCCGTAGTTATCACCAAGCCCGATACTCGCCAGGGCCGCGGACGTAGCTTAAGCCCACCGGCAGTTAAGACTATCGCACTGGAGCATGACCTACCCCTCATCCAGCCACCTGATAAGGCAGCCCTCTCCGCTGCTCTCACCGATTTCACCGGTGTTACTACCGGCATAGTGGTCGCCTACGGTATGATATTGCCCCCGATCGTGCTCGACCACTTCTCTTCCGGTCTAGTCAATGTGCACGCCTCCTTGCTGCCGCGTTGGCGTGGCCCTTCACCGATCGAAGCAGCCATCCTAGAGGGTGATACAGAGACCGGCGTCACCTTAATGAGCCTTGCTCCCGCCATGGACAGCGGGCCCATCTATACGCAAGCACATCTACCGCTCAGTGACGCTGAGACCAAGCCCGAACTCTATAAATCACTAGCTGAACTCGGCAGCCAAGTCCTCACCCAAGCCTTACCAGACATTCTCGAGGGCGAACTTACCCCTGAACCCCAAGATGAAGCAGCCGTCACTTACTGTCCGTTAATACAAAAAAACGACGGTCTGATCGATTGGCAGCAACCGGCCGAACAAATCGCTCGTCAGATCAGAGCTTACTTAGGCTGGCCCGGTAGCCGGACCGAGATCAATGCCACGACCGTAACTATTACGACCGCCCATCCCATAAACTTGAGCGGTGCGCCCGGTGAGTTCTTAGTGACGGAGACCGGAGAGCTACTCGTTTACTGCCAGACCGGTGCACTTATCATCGACCGTCTCATTCCGGCCGGTAAGCGCGAGATGAGCGGCCAGGACTTCGCCCGTGGTCACCTCACCCGCCCTATCTAA
- a CDS encoding DUF5663 domain-containing protein — MLKIDYALLEEVGLGQLPFEEKDLLITQIREQLELRVGTRLADAMSDAQLDEFEQFIDSEDEQGALQWLSQNFPDYPKVVQGELEQLKGELKQQSAQIKQVIESDANKPSQ, encoded by the coding sequence ATGCTTAAAATCGATTACGCATTATTAGAAGAGGTCGGTCTGGGGCAGCTACCGTTCGAGGAGAAAGATCTGCTGATTACTCAGATTCGGGAACAGTTGGAGCTACGAGTCGGTACCCGCTTAGCTGACGCGATGAGCGATGCCCAGCTGGACGAGTTTGAACAATTTATCGACTCGGAAGATGAGCAAGGTGCGCTGCAGTGGCTGAGTCAGAACTTTCCTGACTATCCTAAGGTAGTTCAGGGCGAACTGGAGCAGTTGAAGGGCGAATTGAAACAGCAGTCGGCGCAGATCAAGCAAGTTATCGAGAGCGACGCTAACAAGCCATCCCAGTAG
- a CDS encoding ribosome-binding factor A, translated as MSSRRAERLSSSIHRGVARELQQLFPREHVTVSEVEITSDGKFAVIWISILNDAESEQLFARVIAHQGRLRSAVTKEAELRRVPQIELRHDRRAQRAQELDRLTRGDSA; from the coding sequence GTGTCGAGCCGACGGGCCGAACGGCTAAGTTCGAGCATTCACCGTGGCGTAGCCCGTGAGTTGCAACAGCTGTTTCCCCGGGAACATGTCACCGTGAGTGAGGTCGAGATTACCAGTGACGGCAAATTTGCCGTGATCTGGATATCGATCTTAAACGACGCGGAGTCCGAGCAGCTGTTTGCCCGTGTCATCGCCCATCAGGGTCGACTGCGTAGTGCTGTCACGAAGGAGGCTGAACTGCGTCGAGTACCGCAGATCGAGCTACGGCATGATCGACGCGCCCAGCGCGCCCAGGAGCTTGATCGCTTAACTCGTGGTGATAGCGCTTAG
- the infB gene encoding translation initiation factor IF-2, translated as MDKTVAISTPITVSELATAIGVEPATVVGELMKSGILAQLNDTLDFETAEIVASELGVELSEDSSDTAPSKREPAGPQLSVLEAGVGEPRPPVIAVMGHVDHGKTTLLDGLRNSNVAAGEAGGITQHISAYQTVHNDRTLTFLDTPGHEAFSILREHGARLTDVAIIVIAADDGIKPQTEEAIRYAQEAGVRIVVAVNKIDKPEADPARIRQQLADKNLIPEEWGGETVVVDISAERKQNLDKLLDMVILVADMEDLRARGKGPMEGTVIEAQMITGKGAVATVLVQHGQLDIGDFIVAGDVYGKVRSLEDYTGTRIKRATPSQPVAVSGWKTPPHLGAFVYEVSDEKAARTAADAASSSLASTSSITQADAMTAAMTAGQASTIPILLKADVDGSLSSVRQSIELLKTAEVRPEIVSTGVGPISESDVTLAESSGARILGFNVSVPNRIKQLALQAGVEIKLYSVIYELLDDLREDLTALLAPEIIEEEMGALKVKGVFKTAQKETICGGEVTRGKLTPDLLVRIADGEEIGTVSALQREQQAAKEIVQGEMCGVSIATRQKVKLAEGDVLEFFTRTSHQRSL; from the coding sequence ATGGATAAGACAGTAGCAATTTCAACTCCGATTACAGTTAGTGAGTTAGCTACCGCTATCGGTGTGGAGCCCGCGACAGTAGTCGGCGAACTAATGAAGAGCGGCATTTTAGCGCAGCTTAACGACACGCTTGATTTTGAGACGGCCGAAATCGTAGCTAGCGAGCTTGGGGTGGAGCTGAGTGAGGATTCGAGCGATACAGCACCTAGTAAGCGGGAGCCAGCCGGTCCGCAGTTAAGCGTACTCGAGGCCGGTGTAGGTGAGCCCCGTCCGCCAGTAATAGCGGTGATGGGTCATGTCGACCACGGCAAAACCACTCTGCTTGACGGCTTGCGCAACAGTAATGTCGCAGCCGGTGAGGCTGGCGGCATTACGCAGCACATCAGTGCTTATCAGACGGTACATAACGACCGGACGCTCACCTTTCTCGATACACCCGGGCATGAAGCCTTCTCGATCTTACGAGAGCATGGAGCTAGATTGACCGATGTAGCGATCATCGTTATCGCGGCCGATGACGGCATAAAGCCCCAGACCGAAGAGGCGATCCGTTATGCCCAAGAGGCCGGAGTACGGATAGTAGTAGCGGTCAATAAGATTGACAAACCAGAGGCCGATCCAGCGCGAATCCGCCAGCAGCTGGCCGACAAAAACTTGATTCCGGAGGAGTGGGGCGGCGAAACCGTAGTGGTCGACATCTCGGCCGAACGCAAACAGAACCTGGATAAATTATTAGATATGGTGATCTTGGTCGCGGACATGGAAGATCTAAGGGCCCGCGGTAAGGGGCCGATGGAGGGTACTGTGATCGAGGCACAGATGATTACCGGTAAAGGAGCGGTGGCGACCGTTTTAGTCCAGCACGGTCAGCTCGATATCGGTGACTTTATCGTGGCTGGCGATGTTTATGGTAAGGTGCGTAGTCTGGAAGATTACACCGGTACGCGTATTAAGCGCGCCACTCCCTCGCAGCCGGTAGCGGTTTCGGGCTGGAAGACGCCACCGCATTTAGGCGCTTTTGTATATGAGGTGAGCGATGAGAAGGCCGCCCGGACAGCAGCAGATGCTGCCAGTAGCAGCCTGGCCAGTACCAGTAGCATTACTCAGGCCGATGCGATGACAGCGGCGATGACGGCCGGTCAAGCCAGTACGATTCCGATCTTACTCAAAGCCGATGTCGATGGGAGCTTATCCTCGGTACGGCAGAGTATTGAGCTGCTGAAGACGGCCGAGGTGCGGCCAGAGATCGTGAGTACCGGAGTCGGTCCGATCTCCGAGTCAGATGTAACTTTGGCTGAATCTTCAGGCGCACGTATTCTCGGTTTTAATGTCAGTGTACCGAACCGTATCAAGCAGTTAGCGCTGCAGGCCGGGGTCGAGATCAAGCTTTATTCTGTGATCTATGAACTATTAGATGATCTGCGAGAGGATCTAACCGCTCTCCTGGCACCGGAGATTATTGAAGAAGAGATGGGTGCGCTGAAGGTTAAAGGCGTGTTTAAGACGGCTCAGAAAGAGACTATCTGCGGTGGGGAAGTGACCCGTGGCAAGCTGACGCCTGATCTACTGGTACGGATTGCTGACGGGGAAGAGATCGGTACGGTTTCGGCTCTGCAGCGAGAACAACAGGCGGCTAAGGAGATCGTGCAAGGTGAGATGTGCGGAGTCAGTATCGCTACTCGACAGAAGGTTAAACTAGCCGAGGGCGATGTGCTCGAGTTCTTCACCCGGACTTCACACCAGCGGAGCTTGTAG
- a CDS encoding S1 RNA-binding domain-containing protein has product MSKLTMDELLEAHPLIALEAGAIIEGTVVTAHKREIWLDMGPYGLGLVARRELNPNHGLKEGDTISASVIEPDSDYGFAILSLKKVAKEKGWDILQKYFDDGEMFEVSAYDANRGGLLVEVEGIRGFLPVSQLSAKHYPRVSNADKDQILQKLNELTRETLNVRILDLNREENKLILSEKAAKREETKQRLEKLNVGDVVKGTVTGTVDFGIFVSTEGIEGLIHISEISWDRVANPADYVSQGDEVEAKVIAIDGEKLSLSMKQLQEDPWLEQIKDYKPGQEVEGTITRVTPFGAFIQIAPAIEALVHVSELGEGADPAEHFKVGESQKFRIIDIDTDLRKISLSTPK; this is encoded by the coding sequence ATGTCTAAACTAACGATGGACGAGCTGCTAGAGGCTCATCCGCTTATAGCACTGGAGGCCGGTGCGATCATAGAAGGCACCGTAGTAACGGCGCACAAACGCGAGATCTGGCTCGATATGGGACCTTACGGTCTGGGGCTGGTGGCGCGACGGGAGTTAAACCCGAATCACGGCCTCAAAGAAGGGGATACGATCAGCGCAAGCGTGATCGAGCCCGACTCAGACTATGGCTTCGCTATTCTGAGCCTTAAGAAGGTAGCAAAAGAAAAGGGCTGGGATATCCTGCAAAAATACTTCGACGACGGGGAGATGTTTGAGGTAAGCGCCTACGACGCTAACCGCGGCGGTCTACTGGTCGAGGTGGAAGGTATTCGGGGCTTCCTGCCAGTATCGCAACTGTCAGCTAAACACTATCCACGGGTTAGTAATGCCGACAAGGACCAGATACTGCAGAAGTTAAACGAGTTGACTCGGGAGACGCTGAACGTGCGTATTCTCGACCTAAACCGGGAGGAGAACAAGCTGATTCTGTCTGAGAAAGCTGCCAAACGGGAAGAGACTAAGCAGCGGCTAGAGAAGCTTAACGTTGGAGATGTCGTGAAAGGTACTGTGACCGGCACAGTCGATTTCGGTATCTTCGTCAGTACCGAGGGCATCGAAGGTTTGATCCACATCTCTGAGATTTCTTGGGATCGAGTAGCTAACCCGGCCGATTACGTTAGTCAGGGTGACGAGGTTGAGGCTAAAGTCATCGCTATTGATGGTGAGAAGCTAAGCCTTTCGATGAAGCAGCTCCAAGAAGACCCATGGCTGGAGCAGATCAAGGACTATAAGCCCGGTCAAGAGGTGGAGGGCACGATTACACGGGTAACTCCGTTTGGAGCCTTCATCCAGATCGCTCCGGCGATCGAGGCGTTAGTCCACGTCTCCGAGCTCGGTGAAGGAGCCGATCCAGCCGAGCACTTTAAGGTGGGCGAGAGCCAAAAGTTCCGCATCATCGATATCGACACCGACTTACGGAAGATCTCTTTAAGTACTCCCAAGTAG
- a CDS encoding ROK family protein has product MYIGVDIGASKTLVASFSAPESMLESEKFKTPTEPGQLITSVFETIAKLAGGTAVNGLGIAVPGYYHDGLFTNTTTLNWQSVPLHDMVKSHCSYPFKIANDAVLGGLAEARIGHGQDCINLLYITISTGVGTSIIIDGQIPEFIPGSEGGHMIANRGEKPQTWEELISGTAFKRRFGKFGYEVSDPAIWDTYASDLASCIYNMAALIEPNRVVLSGGMAVHFDRFQAALNTHLAALHDGVFPLPEVKVAKYPELAPVYGCAIIAGEA; this is encoded by the coding sequence ATGTATATCGGCGTAGACATCGGAGCCAGCAAGACCCTAGTAGCCAGTTTTTCCGCGCCCGAGAGTATGCTTGAGTCGGAAAAGTTTAAGACTCCAACCGAGCCGGGTCAGCTCATAACTAGTGTCTTTGAAACTATCGCTAAGTTAGCTGGCGGAACCGCCGTAAATGGTCTCGGTATCGCTGTGCCTGGCTACTACCATGATGGGTTGTTCACTAACACCACCACACTTAACTGGCAGTCCGTGCCTCTGCACGATATGGTCAAATCTCACTGTAGCTACCCCTTTAAAATTGCCAACGACGCCGTTCTCGGTGGCCTAGCTGAAGCCCGAATCGGTCACGGTCAGGATTGCATAAATCTGTTATACATTACCATCAGCACCGGCGTCGGTACCAGTATCATTATCGACGGGCAGATCCCGGAGTTCATACCCGGCAGTGAAGGTGGCCACATGATAGCTAATCGTGGTGAAAAGCCCCAAACTTGGGAGGAACTTATCAGCGGTACCGCCTTCAAGCGACGTTTCGGTAAGTTTGGCTACGAAGTTAGCGATCCTGCTATCTGGGACACTTACGCTAGTGATCTAGCTAGCTGTATCTACAATATGGCCGCTCTCATCGAGCCCAATCGAGTAGTCCTAAGCGGCGGCATGGCCGTCCACTTCGACCGCTTCCAGGCAGCGCTGAACACTCATCTAGCCGCTCTGCACGACGGCGTCTTCCCTCTACCCGAAGTTAAAGTCGCTAAGTACCCTGAGCTAGCACCGGTTTACGGATGCGCTATAATAGCAGGAGAGGCCTAA
- a CDS encoding ferredoxin reductase family protein, giving the protein MREDIRNRLRRSLGWSVSLSVALIIPLYLWLRLPELIGEVSTLRHGLTVVAKVGAFTGFASFMWSLVLGARLKSIDKLFLGLDKAYKAHRIFGSYSFIAIAVHAVAITAAIAMSAPLGALRMWVPGVDAVVTWGVIAFLGMAALLTATVLYKLPYQTFLTVHRLLGLLLVPAALHTFLASGHLLDNPALRRYMLIVTFIGALSYLYHSVLGEWLTKKYPYRVEAVNHLGEDITEIILQPSWHPVSFRPGQFGYLSMRDAAVQREAHPFSFSSSRHDRQLGFVVKNLGDYTAKIGEVHPGVRAIVDGPYGNFSYLNSTSRRQIWIAGGIGITPFLSMVRSFPDKLRYDIDFFYCTKSDTDALFHTELTAVAKRHAGFRMHHICEEREGFMNLELLQQRADIQAAAIFICGPPPMLNGLRKQFVAAGIDEDRLHYEEFSF; this is encoded by the coding sequence ATGAGAGAAGATATACGGAATCGATTGCGACGTAGCCTGGGCTGGAGTGTCAGTCTGAGCGTCGCCCTTATCATACCGCTTTACCTGTGGCTTAGGCTGCCCGAGCTAATCGGTGAGGTGTCAACTCTCCGCCATGGCTTAACTGTCGTGGCTAAAGTGGGGGCATTTACCGGTTTCGCTAGCTTTATGTGGTCGTTGGTGTTGGGGGCGCGACTGAAATCGATTGATAAGCTCTTTCTTGGTTTAGATAAGGCCTATAAGGCACATCGTATCTTTGGTAGCTATAGCTTTATCGCCATTGCCGTACACGCTGTAGCGATCACAGCGGCTATCGCTATGAGCGCTCCACTGGGAGCACTGCGAATGTGGGTACCGGGGGTCGACGCGGTGGTTACATGGGGAGTAATCGCTTTCTTGGGCATGGCCGCTCTCTTAACAGCGACAGTGTTGTATAAACTACCATATCAAACCTTTTTGACGGTTCACCGTTTACTGGGGCTGTTGTTGGTACCGGCCGCCCTGCACACCTTCCTAGCTAGCGGTCATCTTCTGGATAACCCGGCTTTACGGCGGTATATGCTGATCGTGACATTCATCGGTGCTCTCAGTTATCTGTATCATTCGGTTCTGGGAGAATGGTTAACTAAAAAGTACCCTTACCGGGTAGAGGCGGTTAACCATCTGGGGGAAGACATCACTGAGATTATTCTGCAGCCGAGCTGGCATCCGGTCAGTTTTCGACCGGGTCAGTTCGGCTACTTGAGTATGCGGGATGCTGCGGTACAACGAGAGGCGCATCCGTTCTCCTTTAGCTCGAGCCGTCACGATCGTCAGCTTGGCTTCGTCGTTAAAAATTTGGGGGATTACACGGCTAAGATCGGGGAGGTGCATCCTGGCGTCCGAGCTATTGTCGACGGCCCATATGGCAATTTTAGTTATCTCAACTCAACTAGTCGTCGTCAGATCTGGATCGCCGGTGGCATCGGTATCACGCCGTTCCTCAGTATGGTGCGGAGTTTTCCGGATAAGCTGCGGTACGATATCGACTTCTTCTACTGTACTAAGTCAGACACCGACGCCTTATTTCATACGGAGCTAACCGCAGTGGCTAAGCGCCATGCCGGCTTTCGAATGCACCACATCTGTGAGGAGCGGGAGGGATTCATGAATTTAGAGTTGCTACAGCAGCGAGCGGACATCCAGGCCGCCGCTATCTTTATCTGTGGTCCACCACCGATGTTAAACGGTCTGCGTAAGCAGTTCGTTGCTGCTGGAATCGACGAGGATCGTCTGCACTACGAAGAGTTCTCTTTCTAG
- a CDS encoding Ig-like domain-containing protein: MPEEKPDLPQPAAATPDVPNTSPPSPGVTPPVDTSFDTSPLPAANPAEVNLAGPDRFAESSTDQTMGDPAAYGASSANGDVSSRLDQSQSSSFPLQTGANNTGAYMEQPSQSHKWILIALSALILLVALGGAGWYFFWSDASSEGPTVQEPVATPDSEPEVIEVEVDGIETEDATPTVTGTVDDPEATVTVLVDGEEYEAELAVDGTWSVEITQELAAGTYNVTATADNGVLQGQNDSSSELVIVAAQPEPEPEPEPEPVPEPEPEPEAIPTTGPEQLPTTGPA; encoded by the coding sequence ATGCCAGAAGAAAAACCAGATTTGCCACAACCAGCAGCAGCCACCCCGGATGTTCCTAATACGTCGCCCCCGTCTCCAGGAGTAACACCACCGGTCGATACCAGCTTTGACACCAGCCCACTTCCGGCGGCTAATCCAGCCGAAGTTAATTTAGCTGGTCCAGATCGCTTTGCCGAGTCAAGCACAGATCAAACCATGGGTGACCCGGCAGCATATGGCGCCTCATCTGCTAATGGTGACGTTTCATCCCGCCTAGATCAATCTCAGTCCTCGAGCTTTCCACTCCAAACTGGAGCTAATAATACGGGTGCTTATATGGAGCAGCCATCTCAGTCGCACAAGTGGATCTTAATTGCGCTTAGTGCTCTTATCTTATTAGTAGCGTTGGGCGGTGCGGGCTGGTACTTCTTTTGGAGTGATGCTAGCTCAGAGGGGCCGACTGTCCAAGAGCCGGTAGCCACTCCAGACTCAGAGCCAGAGGTGATCGAGGTAGAGGTTGACGGGATTGAGACTGAGGATGCTACTCCGACAGTAACCGGTACAGTAGATGACCCAGAGGCTACTGTGACAGTTTTGGTAGATGGCGAAGAGTATGAAGCCGAATTAGCGGTTGATGGTACATGGTCCGTAGAGATAACGCAGGAACTGGCAGCCGGCACGTATAATGTGACGGCCACAGCCGATAACGGAGTGCTGCAGGGGCAAAACGATAGCTCTAGCGAGCTAGTAATAGTCGCAGCTCAGCCTGAACCGGAACCCGAGCCCGAGCCTGAGCCGGTGCCAGAACCAGAGCCTGAACCGGAAGCGATTCCAACCACCGGTCCAGAGCAGCTGCCAACTACCGGTCCCGCCTAG
- a CDS encoding DUF502 domain-containing protein, giving the protein MRKLTTYFIKGLLFLLPILLVITLVRELFSIVLPTGVGFISGVTTLGIAILITTLVGAVITGGLQPYFKRRALRGLGKFPFLNQIFTSMKRFVLILNFSREIFENPVIVTREEGREIKFGFVTRSGLEQFGLSQHSSVYLPDPFSFLGEMVVVANKDLRPVEGKRSEVSNFILSGGLVQK; this is encoded by the coding sequence ATGAGAAAGCTAACCACCTACTTCATTAAAGGGCTGCTCTTCCTTCTGCCGATCTTACTGGTTATTACCCTAGTGCGAGAACTGTTCTCCATCGTCTTGCCTACAGGGGTGGGATTCATAAGCGGCGTAACTACTCTCGGCATAGCTATCCTAATTACTACTCTCGTCGGAGCTGTAATAACTGGCGGACTTCAGCCTTACTTTAAACGCAGAGCTCTCCGTGGCCTGGGCAAGTTCCCCTTTCTGAACCAGATATTTACCTCAATGAAACGGTTTGTACTAATCCTCAACTTCTCCCGGGAAATATTTGAAAACCCGGTTATAGTAACCCGCGAGGAAGGTCGTGAGATAAAATTCGGCTTTGTAACTCGCTCAGGTCTGGAGCAGTTTGGTCTCAGCCAGCACTCTAGTGTCTATCTGCCCGATCCATTCTCCTTCTTAGGCGAGATGGTAGTGGTAGCTAACAAAGACTTGAGGCCAGTAGAAGGGAAACGATCAGAGGTATCGAACTTCATCTTATCCGGGGGACTAGTACAGAAATAA
- a CDS encoding SGNH/GDSL hydrolase family protein has translation MPSFGSSKTNQKAESASRIIRLAAAENGLVFVPLYEATRGKLNPLLDYAADWFHPNSRGYQVRAEAFWEKLEPRI, from the coding sequence GTGCCTAGCTTCGGCAGCAGTAAGACTAATCAGAAGGCAGAATCAGCTAGCCGGATAATAAGACTTGCTGCCGCTGAAAATGGCCTGGTCTTCGTTCCGCTATATGAGGCGACTAGGGGCAAGCTTAACCCCCTGCTTGATTATGCAGCTGATTGGTTTCATCCTAATAGTCGCGGCTATCAAGTACGGGCCGAGGCTTTCTGGGAAAAGCTAGAGCCGAGAATATAG
- a CDS encoding divergent PAP2 family protein, which yields MQLLLIAFSAWFVAQLIKFSLKALVATPDFKLFYQSGGMPSAHSATVVAVAIAALAIEGLQSPIFGIAAVLAAIVIYDSLGIRRSSGEQSVMMNVLLKTSGNTKLVKEIMGHTPVEVGAGAIAGAIVALLFTSSDWDHQLEWLVMSPPALERSAYLLFFALLFFTALAARLILQRYRRVRTTHRLKLIIWWSLVLPAAIGLFMSLLQFQTIHAGSWRLWPLMITTALGILHIVLWRRVYRFIGSHYRYEVKLLERHRATRTQVRKNKKRRRK from the coding sequence ATGCAGTTGCTGCTGATAGCTTTCAGTGCTTGGTTCGTAGCTCAGCTAATTAAGTTCTCCCTTAAAGCGCTAGTTGCGACGCCTGATTTCAAGTTGTTTTATCAGTCCGGCGGAATGCCGAGCGCTCATAGTGCAACCGTAGTTGCAGTCGCTATTGCGGCTCTAGCAATTGAAGGGCTGCAGAGTCCCATTTTTGGGATAGCAGCTGTTCTAGCTGCTATTGTCATCTACGACTCCCTAGGTATTCGCCGTTCCAGCGGGGAACAATCGGTCATGATGAATGTACTATTGAAGACATCAGGCAACACTAAGCTCGTAAAAGAGATTATGGGCCATACCCCGGTTGAAGTTGGCGCTGGCGCTATAGCTGGCGCTATAGTGGCTCTTTTGTTTACTTCTTCTGATTGGGACCATCAGTTAGAATGGTTAGTAATGTCTCCTCCAGCGCTGGAGAGGAGTGCCTACTTATTGTTCTTTGCTTTATTATTCTTTACCGCGTTAGCGGCGCGACTAATACTACAGCGGTATCGTCGGGTGAGAACAACGCATCGACTTAAGCTGATCATCTGGTGGAGTCTCGTCTTACCGGCTGCTATCGGACTGTTTATGTCGTTATTACAGTTTCAGACTATTCATGCTGGAAGCTGGCGGCTATGGCCACTAATGATTACAACTGCCTTGGGGATACTACATATAGTGCTGTGGAGGCGCGTTTATCGTTTTATAGGGTCACACTACCGCTACGAGGTAAAATTGCTAGAACGTCATCGAGCGACACGTACACAAGTGCGAAAAAACAAGAAACGCCGCCGCAAGTAA